The genomic stretch tttttatCTGCTGCATGTGCATGCTGTCACATGTTTTTTGctgaaattaaagcagcagcatAGGAAGAGCCTTCTGTTGAATCTATCCTGGACAGATTCCGGTTTCTGCCACCTGAGGCTCACACCACACTTCTCTGTGAGTAGCCCCTTTGCAATCAAACTTATCCTCCACAGAGCAAGCCTTTTTCTGTATGGAGTAAGTGCAGCAGAGTTTTGTCATTTTAGGATGTCATGAGCAAGTTTTCCTGAAATTACTTCTCCAGAATGTGCCGTAGTTATAACCAATGCCGACAGCTTCCCTTTGCCCCTCCAAGTCTTTCCATCCCCTCTCAATCTTCCTGCAGTGGCAGAGATGTTTGTTAGACTATAGCTGGACTGCATAATGGGATTTTGGCTTATGGGACTTGTCCCACTTGCTTAAACAGGACTCTACTTGTGTGAGAAACGGTTTGAGGAATTCACTGCCTGACAGACCAGTCTACAAATGCAGAGTGCGTGCATGTGTGTacgtctgtgtgtgtgcatgcatgaaCATGTTGAAGGAAGAGGGGGGTTCCCAATGTGGTCACAAATCAGACTTTTGCCCTTTCTCTGACTCATATCAGTCTATCTTATGCTTTCAAAAGTAAGACTTCTCCATTTTggaagaatatgcaactgccttCTTCACCCCCACACTTTTTCAGGATAAAACACTCATTGCTACAACACTGTGGTTACTTTGAATGTCATAATGCTGTGTTGAGGGAAAGCCTTACAATCAGAGCTGAAAAGCCTTTATCCCTGCCTCACTGCAGAGTGCTGCTTTACAAGTGGGCTGGCTCCGTAAGGCACTTCTGAGCCCAGGTCTGAGTGCGAGCTCAAGTCCAAACATGTCTTGTGGCAACACAATGTGAATGGCAGCCTGTTCTGGAGGGCTGGCTTTAAGGAAAGCAATTAGGCCCAAGATAACCCTTGACAGGTACCAAAGGGCACTCACCCTGCAGCAAGGGGGGATAACCACTTCTGTCTCCATCTTAATCCAAGTTGCATGGCCAAAGTCTTTCCAAGAAGGACTCCAATATCACTGCTGTAGCTTGAGAGGTGCCTGCTTGACAACTTTATGGAACAAGGTGGGAACTCACAACCAGGCCACGGGGTCCTGTAGGGAGCAGCGTGGACATGCAGGGCTGGTTACGGACTCTCTGGGTTACATCTGCCCCCTGGAAGAGCAACTTAATGTCTCTACAGATGTCACTACATATTCAGAGCAAAGACTAAAGAGagtaaaaacattaataaatgttttatgcATCCCATGGTAAGCTTTcctctgcagaaacaaaaaaaaaataaagcagcaaccTCTTGCTATACGCTTTCAAATGTTTgctaaatgacaaaaataatgtGGCATTCTAATAACATCAACCTACACGAAAAATAAACTCAATACATAGAAtggattttattgtattttatgtatTGCAAGCAGTACTCTTCAGCTAACAGGTGAGAAAAAGCTTATGCCAATCTAAGGCACATATAAAGCTTTCTGGAAACAAATACCAATTATTTCTCAACTGTTACTTCTTTATTAGGTCAATGCCAAACAGTGCAAAACCATAGCTAGAATTGACTGGAATAGAACAAACCTAATACTTTTCTACACTGACAGACTTCCACAGGATTCTGCATAAAAAGCCTGTAACACCTTCACACTTTCTTGCATTTCCTTATTCTGTCAGGAATAATTtcctaaagaggaaaaaaaaaaaatccatgctgtACATGtagtgtgtttatttttgtaaacaCATATATATTAATTCAGACTCTAGGACCAGatcaaatcttttaaaaatcaaatcattCTAATTCTTCCCCTTTGAATTCTTGTATCTTCCCACTTACCATAAAGAACACTCAGTAGCTTCCTTCAGAAAAAGCTGGGGAAGGAACGTGTTGCAATAGTTGCAgggtgtatatgtgtgtgtgtggcacaGATAAAAGTAGTTGTATTTCTATTACTTATTTCTATTATGACAGACTCACAAAGTGCTAGGCTCTCTCCAAACCAATGGCAAGAAACAGTTCCTGCCAAAACAACATGAAAGAAATGTTGTAAAGGTTGCATTGTATTGCTTAAAAGTTAGGTAATATCAGAAGCTGGGTTGCCATACAACCTTAATTCAAACCTTCTGTGCATATTCATTATGATCCAGTCTTCAATTACATGATCACatactctttttctttattttctctctctagGGGCTCTGCTTCATTTAAAGTATCAGATGGGCTGAATAAGGCAGttattaaatgtttatatttatCTTCTTCAGCACTCTGCCATTAATGTATCAGGGTGTATCTTGCACTATTGACCAGCCTCCTCTGTGTCTGGAGCTGCTGAGGCAGGAGTAGACAGCTGGGACCTGGCCAGAAAAAGTAACAACCACTTCATATATCCTAAAATGTACAGCTGCTGAAGAAGTTCAGAGCAAAATAGCATCAGGGAAACATGCTGTCATACTGGCAGGAAGCTCAGGTACAAACCAGCAACAGGCTAAGGTACAGCCAGTTTCTCCGACGTTCTCCACTGAAGTCCTATGAAGGAAAGCTGACTTTCCCTGATCCCGTGAGCTGTATGCCAAAGCCTTCATCATTGCTAAGAGCTTCCATACTTTAGAGATGAGGATCTTTGGGAGCATTTCACAGGCAGGAAATGGCAGCAGCTTCTTTGCTATCCCACCATAGCACTTAAATGGAGGTGGACTTCCCTACACAGGGAAAACAAGACGGTTCTCTGCATCAGCAGTTCCTGTTACCTTGTTCCCTCCCAGAGCTAGGGATGAGGTCTTGCTGGCAGGCATCTCACAGAGCCTTGGCCTCAAGAGTTACACTTGAGCTGCTTGCTGGCTGCATAGTAAGAACACCGAGGTAGTTCATTCCTCACTAGTAGGCTGGATCTGTATACACAGCCATTTAGACTTTCCAGAGACAAGACTCTCTTTATACATGCTGTAACTGTTTGGAAGCAATAGGAACTATCAAATCTTCTCGATTGCTGAAGTGCTCTGATTTTACTGACTATGGAGGAGATTTGAGGGAAACCCTTTGATGGTCTagcaagctttttttaaaaaaaaaatcttttcaatttcTTCCCCTCTTGCAGAATGCGTCATAAGGTGCACACTGCCATATTATGTTCTTAAAAGCACAATTCAAGAGGGATGATTCAAATCTGAAGAGCTTTGCTGTCCATAACTGTTACTGCTGTAGCAAGCTGAGGAGAGCTTTCTAAACCTCATGCTTTGGGGTGCTATCTACTTGGGAGTTCCTAAAACTCCTTCTGAGCATTTGATTTTGATTGGAACATAACAGGAGAGAAGAAACTGGCTCAGATAAAGGTCATGCCCAAGCAAAGGTAGCAATCATTGTATTCTTTTTTGCTGAAGTATTTCCAGTAGTGATTATGGGATAATTGTGAAGCTCTGAGAATGATGTTGATTTTACACAAGAGAAGCGATATTTTCCAGTAGGATGATGGACCCTGTTGTGAAGGGGGAGAGAAGCATCTGCTGCTTCGAGGTTTCAGAGAGAACAGCAAATTCCAACCTACGAACAGAGCAGAAATGGCAGCTCTGGACTTACCTCACACATGCTGCAGAAGCACGGAGAAGACAGGAGACTGGCACCTATGGAGCAGCAAGAGGAGGGGCCGGGTTGGCAGCTCCTCCCATCTCACGGGACAGAGGGACAGCTCATGGTCACTCAAGAGTTAGTGGGAGGAAAATAGACGAGACTGAGCTCTAAAACCCACACCACCATCTTTAGTATGAAGTAAGACTGTGAGTTTTAAGGTCTCAGAATTATCTTTTGAAGGTGTTTTGCAGATTTCCCTTGTGTATAGAGTTGGAGAGTCCCTTGAGGTGAGAGTTTAAGATAGAGTATATGCTGAGTGCAGAGAAAAACCAAAAGCACTATGCAGCTACATCTCTAACACCAGACAACCAAAAATGGTGTACTTTTAtcatttattaaaattttcaCGTGCAAATATATTCcattactgaattatttttactatGTGTTATTATTGTGCCTTTAACGGCCTGATCTTTGAACTGACGTGTACATGTAAATATTAGGCCGCATTTCATTTGCAGCTTTGCATAGGGGCAGGGGATAGAGCCTAAGGGAAGAATGAGTTTTCTATCAAAGAAGCTACACTTTgcgtacatttaaaaaaaaacaaacacaacaacaaaaaaaccaacaacccaaaaaaaccttctgctgcttctttcatcTGCCCGTTGGTTTTGAAATAGGAGAGACACATGGCATTAGGAGGCTTGGGGCTTTATGCTCTTCTTGGCCACTGCTAGCCGAGTAACACACACCAGTGCTCCTGTCCACGCAGGGTTTTTCCCTTTCAAAGCGTGATAGAAAAGCTGGGGTAATCGTATGGTCCCAAGGGAGAATATGCCATTGAGCAGCGTGCATGAGGTGCACGTTAGACTAAAAGCTGTATTTCTAGGGTGTCCCCAAAGAACCAGGGCTGGGGTTTGGCCCGTGGCCTGCTGAGAAGACACTTGCCCCGCTGAGCAGCACACCCTCCACTTTGCTTGTGCCCACAGGCCTGCTGGCCCACCAGCCGCCCGGAGGCAGGGCTTCGGCTCCGCGCGGGGGCCCTGCCTGGAGACCCCCACGCAAACGTGGTCTAAAGGCCTCGGTAAACACATGCGAGGACAAAGCCGCGCTCGGGGCTCCCGGGGTGCAGGGTAGAGGAGCGGCCGCACTGGGGCTCCGGGAGAAGGGGGAGAGCCACGTCACCTCCGGCGGCTACGGGGGGATAAACACACACAGGCCTTTGCGCCCCCCTGCCCACCCGGCTTAGCGTGGCCAGACACGGACGAGCGCGCCCCACGCACGTACAAGGCAGCCGCCGCGCGCCCCGCGCAGCACAGACACACGCTCACCCGCCTGCGCgctcccgcggccccgccccgcccgcccccgccgctgACGTGGCCCTGCTCTCCCCAGATACAGCGCGCCGCCGTGCCCGCGCGCCTCGCCCGGTGTCGCACCGGCGCAGCCAGGGGGTCAGTCCGGCCTCCGCGCCGCGCATCCCCACGCCGGTGCGCGAACCGCGGGCGCTGCTCTCCTTCGGGCGGGGCCTGCACCGCACCGGCGCCCTCCCCGCTCCCTTCCGCGCCGCCGCTGCCTACGCGGCTCTGTGGCCGCCAACCCTCGCGCGCGCACACGGCCCCCTTACGCCGAAGTCCGCGCGTCTCCGCGCTCCCCGGCTCTATTTGTTTACAATCGATGACGTCACCCCccgctctgcccgccgcccccgccccgccgccgccgtcacGATGGTGCGATCGCTGGATTGGCGGCGGCGCGCCCCCGGCGCCCTGATGCCACTTCCGCCCGCCGGCGGCTATAAGAGGCGGCGGTCGGCGGGCAGCTCCCTTCGCCCCTCGCAGCAGGAGATGCGGTGTGCGCTGCCGcggccgccgctgctgctgccgccgcccccctgCCGTCGGAAGAGGAGGTGGAGGCTGCCGCCCCCGGGATGTGATCTGGGCTCCGCTGCCCGCTCCTCTCCCAGTTAGAGCCGCGCCCCgtcccgctccgcgccgctcgcCCCGCGCCCCGTCCCGTCCCAGCGCCGGCCGTCCCGGAGAGCtggctgccgcccgccgccgcctccatgCATCCCGCCCTGTACACCCGGGCCAGCATGATACGCGAGATCGCTGCGGCCGTGGGCTTCATCTCCAAGTTCTTGCGGACCAAGGGGCTGATGAACGAGCGGCAGCTGCAGACCTTCAGCCAGagcctgcaggagctgctggcaggtGAGGGCGAcgcgggcgcggcgggagccgctcCTCGCCTCCGGCCGGGGGGCCGCCTGCCCGGGacggcggggctgcgggcggcacCTCTGGCCGCTGCAGTTCCGCGCCCCGCTGGCGGCCGGAGagctgggaaggggaagagcgGTCCCTCTGAGGGGCTGAAGCCGCCGAGGGGCAGGCGCGGGGGGCCAGCGGGGCTCGCCGACCGTGGCTCGCCCCTTCGGGGGACACCACCCTCCGCCCCGTGCCGACCGGGCCCCCGGCGGGTGGGGGCGGCAGAAGAGGGCTGTAAACAAAAGGGGCTTAGGTGTCGCGCAGGcaggccccccctcccccgggctCCGTAGACAAAGCGCTCGGAGCAGCCCGGAGTTGGGCTCCGCTCCAAGGGCTAAAACCGCCCGGTTTCCAGAAGGAAAAATGATCCGAAGTTGTTCTTTTGTCAAGTGAAATTCAGCGGTGGACGATGAGGCTCAGTTCCCTTTTCTTCTGGAAACATCTCATAGCCACCCGACGACCCCGGTTAGGATCAAATACCGAGAGCTGCTTCGCTGCCCCGTGGGCTTTGTAAGCCCGAGCCTCTGTCCCGGTGTGCCTCATAGTGCTACAAGTAGTCTCAGACCGATAGGCTTTTGGGTGGGATAGAACTCCTGAGGTAAGTGAAGTCATTGGTATCTTGCCCTGGAAAACAGGCTGGGAAGAGCGGTGGTGAAATACCTCTTGAGTCAGTCGGTAAATTCTGGCCAGCTCCTTCCCTAGTTATTCTTGGCCGCTCTTAAAACGTGAGGACCTAAGCATGGGTGTGATCTCGAGAGGATACTggaaaaatggttttatttccttcttggtTCGTGGAGTTTTGAAGCCCTTGACTTTTTTCTGCTATGTAATCACTTCTATATATTCGTTTCTATGAATGCCAGGAAGTTGCATCTCTCTCCGTTCAGATGGCAAACCTGGTTCTTTGTATATGGCAGCATGAAACAGTAACTTCATACATGAGTACTTTGCAAGGGACACTGCACTTAGATAAATcatcaacaaaaataaatgctctaATGATTTTTCAGGTCACTTGATGATAAAGTAGTAAGCTTTCCAACATGGAGAGCAATGATCACTGCACATCTCTTTGAATACAGAATTAAgtaggatatttttatttttttttatagaacaTTATAAACACCACTGGTTCCCAGAAAAGCCATGCAAGGGATCAGGTTACCGATGTATCCGGATCAACCATAAAATGGATCCTCTCATTGGACAGGCAGCACAGCGGATTGGATTGAGCAGTCAGGAACTGTTCCAGCTTCTTCCGAGCGAACTCACTCTATGGGTTGACCCGTATGAAGTGTCCTATCGTATTGGAGAGGATGGCTCAATCTGTGTGCTGTATGAAGCTGCACCAGCAGGAGGTAGCCAAAATAACACCAACATGCAAATGGTAGACAGCAGAATAAGCTGTAAGGAGGAACTTCTCTTGGGCAGAACTAGCCCTTCCAAAAGCTACAATATGATGACTGTATCAGGTTAAGATAAAGTCTGTGGATGGATCACCTTAAAATGGATGGATAAATTTGGTTTTTACTTTGGGTGGGCACCTCTGGGGATGGATTATGGAATTTAAACCATGTCACAGCTGTGAAGATCTGGCACACGTTAGAGTGGTATACTTTAAAGTGACAGTGCCATAGTTTGGACAGTACCTTTCAGTGATTTAATAGCCTGTGAGTCAAAATGATTGCAACTTGCTAGGGAGTGAAGAAGATCTAGGAAGGGTCAGTTTCTCCAAGACATCTTACTTAATTTCTACATGAATTTTCAACCCCAATCTGTATTTATAAAGTGATTCTCTGCAGTAGGTCTTGCAGAGTAAATTTGCACTATTACATTTATTAATTGTTAGCATTTTGGGCAGCTCAGTAACAAGACTTATTATGAACACCATAGtactggaaattttattttcagacttttaCCTAGCACTTACAAATATGTATAAATGTACATAATATAAACTAGTAAGTATGACCTGGGGAAATGGTCAGATCTTTACATTGCCCTCAAAAGTAGCAAGTGATCAGAATCTGCCATGGCAACAGGCTTTAAAAAGACCGTATAAAGACACTGTCTGAACTGTGGTGTTAGCACCAGCCAGCTATCTGTACATTTGCTAGCTTGTAGTTTTCTAAGACTGAGTAAACTTCTTATTTTTAGAAAGTGGAGGTCTGGTTTGTAATTTCCTTGTTCTTAATTGGGTAAAAGTCTTTTTCCACAAACCACCATCTATTTTGTGAACTTTGTTAGTCATCTTTTATTTGGTAAATTATGAACTGGTGTAAATTTGTACAGTTCATGTATATTGATTGTGGCAAAGTTGTACAGATTTCTATATTTTGGATgagaaatttttcttctctctataATAAATTGTTTCCTATCTTGGCATTTTAATTAATCTCTTGTCGTGATTATATAGGATCAGTTAAACTATTTTTGTCTCAGTAGAAATAGGTACTATAAAGGCTTAAGATAAACATCAATAGCACCCTGATGCTAGGGAGCACTTGGTACAGACATGGATTAATGAAGACCTCATATAAATGCTTGGGAAGTTTAGGGAAACACAATGATGTACATGTCActttaaaccttttaaaatcaCTCAATGTGGAAATAACTCCAGGGCCAATAATTCAAGGATATGAGGAAAAGGTACAGAAATAACATCCACCAAAGATGACTTGAATAAATCCAGAGGATCAAAGTTTACCTGGCTTCCTGATGAAGGATATAGGAAACCTAAATGTCCATTTTGACCTACTTGCTCACAAGTGCTCAGTTCTTCCCTGATGGAATGATTCCCTGCTCAATAAGAGTTTCTGGGacaagtgtcccttagccttaaGAGCAGGTTAACCGCTCTACAGAAAGGTTGCTcgccttttgctttcttcagatgcAAGACTTTCACTTTAGAAATCATTAAGATGGAATTCAACAAAAGGTATGTAGATCTTTTTTCCCAAACTTAAAAAGGTTGGTTGAGGCAAAGTGAGAAGCCCATACTTACATGTGTATTCAAAGTTAATGAATGATGTAGAGATGTGATTCACTTAAGCACCACACTGAATGTCATTTGTATACAGCACAGTGGTTAGTTACACTTGGGAGAAATTCCTTACCCCTTTATTTACACTTGTTAGAAGTGCTGGAGTAAAACTCAACTTTCTTTTCCTTATCTCCTGTATGCTTTGTTATGTGAGTGTTTAATAAAAGGCCTACCCTGCTTGGTCACTTTAGTTATGAGAACTGCTGCTCTTATTCTGAAGGAAAACTATCATTACTTGCCAATTAAACTTGCTAGCTATGGACAGAACTGAGCTTCAGACTTGCCATGCATTGAGGCAACTCCTGCTCAACAATGCACCTTTACGATGTGGTAGTAATGTGATGTATCTCCAGTTCAAAGCTTTGTCTTCTGACCTGTAATATAAACTGATTATATA from Athene noctua chromosome 3, bAthNoc1.hap1.1, whole genome shotgun sequence encodes the following:
- the BTG1 gene encoding protein BTG1, which codes for MHPALYTRASMIREIAAAVGFISKFLRTKGLMNERQLQTFSQSLQELLAEHYKHHWFPEKPCKGSGYRCIRINHKMDPLIGQAAQRIGLSSQELFQLLPSELTLWVDPYEVSYRIGEDGSICVLYEAAPAGGSQNNTNMQMVDSRISCKEELLLGRTSPSKSYNMMTVSG